The following are encoded together in the Kribbella sp. CA-293567 genome:
- a CDS encoding MFS transporter, whose translation MNPSPRTSLVALFTADILSALGTRVSAVAIPWLVLMSTGSAAKMGLIAAAEMLPYALTGVLAAPLADRFGLRRTSIVADAGSALAMVAVIVSPGSSFTQLAALVAVGGALRGIGDRVKHVMLRPLAEQCEVPMLRITSLYEGLSRAATLVGAPLGGLLIAWLGTSGALWADAASFAFCAVLVFVLVQLPPDEPAAARDPEPAAMSDAAALADAPAAPRKPAQPAPEPYWTALRGGFTFLRGDQVLIGMMMMTFAINVFSQASGAVFTPLWVEQVVGSPVVLGLLFGGFAGGALLGNLIFTVFAERIPPYRAFVIGALVGGAPRLLTMGLSDEVWLVVSVSFLCGIANASLNPVIGMTLYTRVPPELQTRVFGVIGAITFAGIPVGSLLGGWSVALVGLRPALLLAGGLFLLATLIPVIQMYRRPLDIPQYSGGSAKTEGAD comes from the coding sequence ATGAACCCGTCGCCGCGGACCTCCCTGGTCGCGCTGTTCACGGCGGACATCCTGTCCGCGCTGGGCACCCGGGTGTCTGCCGTGGCGATCCCCTGGCTGGTCCTGATGAGCACCGGCAGCGCCGCCAAGATGGGGCTGATCGCCGCTGCCGAGATGCTGCCGTACGCCCTGACGGGGGTGCTGGCGGCGCCGCTGGCGGACCGGTTCGGGCTCCGCCGGACGTCGATCGTGGCCGACGCGGGCAGCGCGCTGGCGATGGTCGCGGTGATCGTCAGTCCGGGCTCGTCGTTCACCCAGCTGGCCGCGCTGGTCGCGGTCGGCGGCGCGCTGCGCGGGATCGGCGACCGGGTGAAGCACGTGATGCTGCGGCCACTGGCCGAGCAGTGCGAGGTGCCGATGCTGCGGATCACCTCGCTCTACGAGGGCCTCAGCCGGGCCGCGACGCTGGTCGGAGCGCCGCTCGGCGGCCTGCTGATCGCCTGGCTCGGCACCAGCGGCGCGCTCTGGGCCGATGCCGCCTCGTTCGCCTTCTGCGCGGTGCTGGTCTTCGTCCTGGTCCAGCTACCGCCCGACGAGCCGGCCGCAGCTCGCGACCCGGAACCGGCCGCCATGAGCGACGCCGCCGCCCTCGCCGACGCCCCCGCGGCTCCCCGCAAACCGGCGCAGCCGGCTCCTGAGCCGTACTGGACCGCGTTGCGCGGCGGGTTCACCTTCCTGCGCGGCGACCAGGTGCTGATCGGCATGATGATGATGACGTTCGCGATCAACGTCTTCAGCCAGGCCAGCGGCGCGGTGTTCACCCCGCTGTGGGTCGAGCAGGTGGTCGGCTCCCCGGTCGTGCTGGGCCTGCTGTTCGGCGGGTTCGCCGGCGGCGCGCTGCTCGGCAACCTGATCTTCACCGTGTTCGCGGAGCGCATCCCGCCGTACCGGGCGTTCGTGATCGGTGCCCTGGTCGGCGGCGCGCCACGGCTGCTGACGATGGGCCTGTCGGACGAGGTCTGGCTGGTGGTCTCGGTCAGCTTCCTGTGCGGGATCGCGAACGCCTCGCTGAACCCGGTGATCGGGATGACCCTCTACACCCGGGTACCGCCGGAGCTGCAGACCCGGGTGTTCGGCGTCATCGGCGCGATCACCTTCGCCGGCATCCCGGTCGGCAGCCTGCTCGGCGGGTGGAGCGTGGCGCTGGTCGGCCTGCGCCCGGCCCTGCTGCTGGCGGGCGGGCTCTTCCTGCTGGCCACGCTGATCCCGGTGATCCAGATGTACCGCCGGCCGCTGGACATCCCGCAGTACAGCGGGGGCAGCGCCAAGACCGAGGGGGCAGATTGA
- a CDS encoding class I adenylate-forming enzyme family protein has translation MSVDTVLDKNLEQSGSYVVTALGLFARYGEAEAIVAGGRRLTFAELRAQVLDLAAMLQDRGVGPDTGVLVLAGNTLELPALQLALHLVGARTMWIAPIAGRREIEAFARLSEADVFVYDARTKAEVGERLAASLGVPVHCLGEGGLGPDLLAAPKTTFRPEYGELAPATCLQTSGTTGEPKLVHHRQAFYEQILTLAADYLAAGLPVLRHLSHSPMAFASGQITSFFNLFMGGVLFLEDNWDAGRALATVERERINSTYVSPPLLYQLLDHPDLPSTDVSSLFMLNVGAGPAAPSRLRQAIERFGPVLRIVYGLSEVIVVTAQPGLTEDPDHPERLRSSGAPYGDVRVEIRDADGQVVEAGRTGEIYATSKLRFAGYWGRPDLTEQAIVDGWVRTGDLGYLDADGYLYVVDRVQDTIVTGASNWNVYCRPIEDLLQAQPGVRAAAVIGVPDEAFGEVPHAFVVRYDGAVVTAQELRELVRGEFNEMWMPRQIEFLDELPLTSAHKVDKVALRSAHAAARAESR, from the coding sequence ATGTCGGTCGATACCGTGCTGGACAAGAATCTGGAACAGTCCGGTTCCTATGTCGTCACCGCACTCGGGCTGTTCGCGCGGTACGGCGAGGCCGAGGCGATCGTGGCCGGTGGGCGGCGGCTGACGTTCGCCGAGCTGCGCGCGCAGGTGCTCGACCTGGCCGCGATGCTGCAGGACCGCGGCGTCGGCCCGGACACCGGCGTCCTGGTACTGGCCGGCAACACACTCGAGCTGCCGGCCCTCCAGCTCGCGCTGCACCTGGTCGGCGCCCGGACGATGTGGATCGCGCCGATCGCGGGCCGCCGTGAGATCGAGGCGTTCGCGCGGCTGTCCGAGGCGGACGTGTTCGTCTACGACGCGCGGACCAAGGCGGAGGTCGGCGAGCGGCTGGCCGCGAGCCTCGGCGTACCGGTGCACTGCCTGGGCGAGGGTGGCCTCGGGCCGGACCTGCTGGCCGCGCCGAAGACGACGTTCCGCCCGGAGTACGGCGAACTGGCGCCGGCCACCTGCCTGCAGACCAGCGGGACCACCGGGGAGCCCAAGCTGGTGCATCACCGGCAGGCGTTCTACGAGCAGATCCTGACGCTGGCCGCCGACTACCTGGCCGCCGGCCTGCCGGTGCTGCGGCACCTGTCGCACTCGCCGATGGCGTTCGCGAGCGGTCAGATCACCAGCTTCTTCAACCTGTTCATGGGCGGCGTGCTGTTCCTGGAGGACAACTGGGACGCGGGCCGCGCGCTGGCGACGGTCGAGCGTGAGCGGATCAACTCGACCTACGTGTCGCCGCCGTTGCTCTACCAACTGCTGGACCACCCGGACCTGCCATCCACCGACGTGAGCAGCCTGTTCATGCTCAACGTCGGCGCCGGGCCCGCCGCGCCGTCCCGGCTGCGGCAGGCCATCGAGCGCTTCGGGCCGGTACTGCGCATCGTCTACGGCCTGAGCGAGGTCATCGTGGTCACGGCTCAGCCTGGGCTGACGGAGGACCCGGACCATCCCGAGCGGCTGCGGTCGTCGGGTGCGCCGTACGGGGACGTCCGAGTGGAGATCCGAGACGCCGACGGGCAGGTGGTCGAGGCGGGCCGCACGGGCGAGATCTACGCGACCAGCAAGCTGCGCTTCGCGGGGTACTGGGGCCGTCCGGACCTGACCGAGCAGGCCATCGTCGACGGCTGGGTGCGGACCGGTGACCTGGGCTACCTGGACGCCGACGGCTACCTGTACGTCGTGGATCGCGTGCAGGACACGATCGTCACCGGAGCGAGCAACTGGAACGTGTACTGCCGTCCGATCGAGGACCTGCTGCAGGCGCAGCCCGGCGTACGCGCGGCGGCGGTGATCGGCGTACCGGACGAGGCGTTCGGTGAGGTGCCGCACGCGTTCGTCGTCCGGTACGACGGTGCCGTGGTGACCGCACAGGAGCTGCGCGAGCTGGTCCGGGGCGAGTTCAACGAGATGTGGATGCCGCGGCAGATCGAGTTCCTCGACGAGCTGCCGCTGACCAGCGCCCACAAGGTCGACAAGGTGGCGCTGCGCTCGGCGCATGCCGCCGCACGGGCCGAGTCGCGATGA
- a CDS encoding SGNH/GDSL hydrolase family protein yields MRIPSTFRSAALAAAVSLAGSALVFTGSSAPADDKNNNQSGWVGSWSTGVVKPESTGFTATGLTNQSARYVVRPSVGGDKVRIRFTNVFGDRAVQIGAATVAFGNTATPVQSDIDPASKRTLTFNGGSPTAVMNKGAELLSDPVTLKVPDLSTLVISVFYPTATGPTSWHAAANQQNFFGPGDLTNSTDGADYPTIRPCCWTFLSGVDVLTDKPEGSIVVLGDSIADGLLSTANANNRWPDQLAERLVAERGKRAPGVLNVGEAGNRLLQDSNGLILGGPSGTEQLGLNALARLNEDVYPQTGVRTVITHLGVNDIWMNGASAAEIIAALKQINSQLRQKDLKSIGATITPYGGFTTPGGWTAEKEATRVAVNTWLRTQRDFDGVIDFDKALRDPAAPEKLLPAYDGGDHIHMSDAGYQAMANAVPLQLVR; encoded by the coding sequence ATGCGCATTCCCAGTACCTTCAGATCGGCCGCGTTAGCGGCCGCAGTCTCGCTGGCCGGCTCGGCCCTGGTCTTCACCGGTTCGTCGGCGCCGGCCGACGACAAGAACAACAACCAGTCCGGCTGGGTGGGCAGCTGGTCCACCGGGGTGGTCAAGCCGGAGTCCACCGGGTTCACCGCCACCGGCCTCACCAACCAGAGTGCCCGCTACGTGGTCCGGCCGTCCGTGGGGGGCGACAAGGTCCGGATCCGGTTCACCAACGTCTTCGGTGACCGGGCGGTGCAGATCGGCGCCGCCACGGTCGCGTTCGGCAACACCGCGACTCCGGTGCAGTCCGACATCGACCCGGCGTCCAAGCGCACGCTGACCTTCAACGGCGGCTCACCGACCGCGGTGATGAACAAGGGCGCCGAGCTGCTCAGCGACCCGGTCACCCTGAAGGTGCCGGACCTGAGCACGCTGGTGATCAGCGTCTTCTACCCGACCGCGACCGGCCCGACCAGCTGGCACGCGGCCGCGAACCAGCAGAACTTCTTCGGTCCCGGTGACCTGACCAACTCCACCGACGGTGCCGACTACCCGACCATCCGGCCCTGCTGCTGGACCTTCCTGTCCGGCGTCGACGTGCTGACCGACAAGCCGGAGGGCTCGATCGTCGTGCTCGGCGACTCGATCGCCGACGGCCTGCTCAGTACGGCGAACGCCAACAACCGCTGGCCCGACCAGCTCGCCGAGCGGCTGGTCGCCGAGCGCGGGAAGCGGGCACCCGGCGTACTGAACGTCGGCGAGGCCGGCAACCGGCTGCTGCAGGACAGCAACGGCCTGATCCTCGGCGGCCCGAGCGGCACCGAGCAGCTCGGCCTGAACGCGCTGGCCCGGCTGAACGAGGACGTCTACCCGCAGACCGGCGTCCGGACCGTGATCACCCACCTGGGTGTGAACGACATCTGGATGAACGGCGCCAGTGCCGCCGAGATCATCGCCGCCCTGAAGCAGATCAACAGCCAGCTGCGGCAGAAGGACCTCAAGAGCATCGGTGCCACCATCACGCCGTACGGCGGCTTCACCACGCCGGGCGGCTGGACGGCGGAGAAAGAGGCGACCCGGGTCGCGGTCAACACCTGGCTGCGCACGCAGCGCGACTTCGACGGCGTGATCGACTTCGACAAGGCGTTGCGTGACCCGGCGGCGCCGGAGAAGCTGCTGCCCGCCTACGACGGTGGCGACCACATCCACATGAGCGACGCCGGCTACCAGGCGATGGCCAACGCGGTCCCGCTGCAACTGGTCCGGTGA
- a CDS encoding alpha/beta hydrolase encodes MSLDPQVEQWRAKRAADNAPQLYTQTLAEARAADLASIQAGGGEVEPVYHVRDLTMEESGIPLRIYRPAGDGPLPTLVYFFGGGWTLGSIETSDGVCRRLANLVPCQVITVGYRLAPENPFPTAVHDCHRATQWIAAHAVELGVDVARLAVGGDSAGGNLAAATTLLARESGPALAAQLLVYPNTLYGSDTASMRAGDDPFLFNRTSVNWYWKHYLTDDADGTDPLASPLLAASHAGLPPALVITAEHDPLRDEGEFYAEKLYAAGVPTELARYDGMVHGFYTMSGVLDGARKALTDSAAWLHKTFDDA; translated from the coding sequence ATGTCATTGGATCCTCAGGTCGAGCAGTGGCGTGCCAAGCGGGCGGCCGACAACGCGCCGCAGCTCTACACGCAGACGCTGGCCGAGGCGCGCGCTGCCGACCTCGCCTCCATCCAGGCGGGCGGCGGCGAGGTGGAGCCGGTCTACCATGTCCGCGACCTGACCATGGAGGAGTCCGGCATCCCGCTGCGGATCTACCGGCCGGCCGGAGACGGGCCGCTGCCGACGCTGGTCTACTTCTTCGGCGGTGGCTGGACTCTCGGCAGCATCGAGACCTCCGACGGTGTCTGTCGGCGGCTGGCCAATCTCGTGCCCTGCCAGGTGATCACCGTCGGCTACCGGCTCGCGCCGGAGAACCCATTCCCCACCGCTGTGCACGACTGTCATCGCGCTACCCAGTGGATCGCCGCCCACGCGGTGGAACTCGGCGTCGACGTAGCGCGACTCGCGGTCGGCGGCGACAGTGCCGGTGGCAACCTCGCTGCCGCAACCACCTTGCTGGCCAGGGAATCCGGTCCGGCGCTCGCCGCCCAGCTGCTGGTCTATCCCAACACTCTCTACGGCTCGGACACCGCTTCCATGCGGGCCGGTGACGACCCGTTCCTCTTCAACCGCACCTCGGTCAACTGGTACTGGAAGCACTACCTGACAGACGATGCCGATGGCACCGATCCGCTCGCCTCGCCGCTGCTCGCGGCCTCGCACGCCGGCCTGCCGCCCGCGCTGGTGATCACCGCGGAGCATGACCCCCTGCGGGACGAAGGCGAGTTCTATGCCGAGAAGCTGTACGCCGCCGGCGTGCCCACCGAGTTGGCCCGGTACGACGGCATGGTCCACGGCTTCTACACCATGTCAGGCGTGCTGGACGGTGCCCGCAAGGCGCTGACCGACTCCGCCGCCTGGCTTCACAAGACCTTCGACGATGCCTGA
- a CDS encoding alpha-hydroxy acid oxidase: MPEAFTDYEGLAAGVLPAAVRDFVAGGSGTETTLGLNRTALDAVTLMPRVLAGVASADTSCQLVKCAASMPVAVAPMAYQRLLHPEGELALAQAAAAAGVPYVISTLSSRPLEEIAKVASSWFQLYWLRDRVMIESLVERAEAAGCEALMVTVDVPVMGRRLRDVRNSFALPADVVAANLVGGVSEAHVGVPGLSAVAAHTASAFEPAVSWADLEWLKTRTNLPLLVKGILDPRDAVRATQVGADGIVVSNHGGRQLDGAVASIDALPAVVDAVGKECSVLLDSGIRSGTDVLRALALGASGVLVGRPLLWALAVDACEEAFDLLRREVADAMLLAGCADPAAVARLTTGRA; this comes from the coding sequence ATGCCTGAGGCGTTCACCGACTACGAGGGGCTCGCTGCCGGCGTGCTGCCTGCCGCCGTCCGTGACTTCGTCGCGGGCGGCAGTGGGACGGAGACAACGCTGGGGCTGAACAGGACCGCACTCGACGCCGTCACCTTGATGCCTCGGGTGCTCGCCGGCGTCGCGAGTGCGGATACTTCATGCCAGTTGGTGAAATGTGCCGCTTCGATGCCGGTGGCGGTAGCCCCGATGGCGTACCAGCGGCTACTGCATCCGGAGGGAGAGCTGGCGCTGGCGCAGGCGGCTGCGGCGGCGGGAGTTCCCTATGTGATCAGCACCTTGAGCAGTCGTCCCCTGGAAGAGATCGCCAAGGTCGCATCATCGTGGTTCCAGCTGTACTGGTTGCGGGACCGGGTGATGATCGAGTCACTGGTCGAGCGCGCCGAAGCGGCCGGCTGCGAGGCGTTGATGGTGACGGTCGACGTTCCGGTGATGGGCCGGCGTCTGCGGGACGTGCGGAACTCGTTCGCGCTGCCGGCCGACGTGGTGGCGGCCAACCTCGTCGGTGGGGTGAGCGAGGCGCACGTCGGCGTACCGGGGTTGTCTGCGGTTGCCGCCCACACGGCCTCGGCGTTCGAGCCCGCGGTCTCGTGGGCCGACCTCGAGTGGTTGAAGACCAGGACGAACCTTCCCTTGCTGGTGAAGGGGATTCTCGATCCCCGGGACGCCGTGCGCGCGACGCAGGTAGGTGCCGACGGCATCGTCGTCTCGAATCACGGTGGACGGCAACTCGACGGAGCAGTGGCCTCGATCGACGCCTTGCCGGCGGTGGTCGATGCCGTAGGCAAGGAATGTTCGGTGCTGCTGGACAGTGGGATCCGGAGCGGGACCGACGTACTGCGGGCGCTGGCGCTCGGCGCGTCCGGCGTACTGGTCGGGCGTCCGTTGCTCTGGGCACTGGCTGTCGATGCTTGTGAGGAAGCGTTCGACCTGCTGCGGCGAGAGGTGGCCGATGCCATGCTGCTGGCCGGCTGCGCGGACCCCGCGGCCGTCGCACGACTCACCACGGGGAGGGCCTGA
- a CDS encoding aminotransferase-like domain-containing protein produces MADLNLTNLHGSLTDRALNSMNFLNEVANHYPDAISLAAGRPYEEFYALEDLHGYLDTFARYLRDDLGYDEAGARRAIFQYGRTKGIIHPLVARNLAADEGITVDPEAIVVTVGCQEAMVLVLRALRADPADVLLAVSPAYVGITGAARIVDLPVLPVAGGNEGVDLEDLVAVAKRARAEGLRPRACYVMPDFANPSGLSLELETRQRLLEIAAQEDLLLLEDNPYGLFPAAGVERLPTLKALDTGRRVIYLGSFAKTALPGARVGYVVADQTVAAPDGTVSLLADELSKIKSMLTVNTSAVAQAVIGGKLLQNDCSLVAAGTRERKIYAENLRAITDGLATRFPRGEVSWTIPSGGFFVVVTVPFAVDDALLARSAQEYGVLWTPMHHFYDGDAPVHALRLSCSAVTPTQIDTALDRLSALIHDQLRQQPGDTATTL; encoded by the coding sequence ATGGCTGATCTGAACCTGACGAACCTGCACGGTTCGCTCACCGACCGCGCGCTGAACTCGATGAACTTCCTCAACGAGGTGGCCAACCACTACCCCGACGCGATCTCGCTCGCCGCCGGCCGGCCGTACGAGGAGTTCTACGCGCTCGAGGACCTGCACGGCTACCTCGACACGTTCGCGCGGTACCTGCGCGACGACCTCGGGTACGACGAGGCGGGGGCGCGGCGCGCGATCTTCCAGTACGGCCGGACCAAGGGCATCATCCACCCGCTGGTCGCGCGCAACCTCGCCGCCGACGAGGGGATCACGGTCGATCCCGAGGCGATCGTCGTGACGGTGGGCTGCCAGGAGGCGATGGTCCTCGTACTGCGTGCGCTCCGCGCCGATCCGGCCGACGTGCTGCTCGCCGTTTCCCCGGCGTACGTCGGAATCACCGGCGCCGCGCGAATCGTCGACCTGCCGGTGCTGCCTGTTGCCGGCGGCAACGAAGGGGTTGATCTGGAGGATCTCGTCGCCGTCGCCAAGCGGGCACGCGCCGAAGGTCTCCGGCCACGAGCCTGTTACGTGATGCCCGACTTCGCCAATCCCTCCGGTCTCAGTCTGGAGCTGGAGACCAGGCAACGACTCCTGGAGATCGCTGCTCAGGAAGACCTGCTGCTGCTGGAGGACAACCCCTACGGGCTGTTCCCCGCGGCCGGGGTCGAGCGCCTGCCGACCTTGAAGGCGCTCGACACCGGGCGGCGGGTGATCTATCTCGGATCCTTCGCGAAGACCGCGCTGCCGGGTGCCCGGGTCGGCTACGTGGTGGCCGACCAGACCGTCGCGGCGCCGGACGGGACCGTGAGTCTCCTCGCCGACGAACTCTCCAAGATCAAGAGCATGCTGACGGTCAACACCTCCGCGGTGGCCCAGGCGGTGATCGGCGGCAAACTGCTGCAGAACGACTGCAGCCTGGTCGCCGCCGGTACTCGCGAGCGCAAGATCTACGCCGAGAACCTGCGCGCGATCACCGACGGCCTGGCCACCCGCTTCCCCCGCGGCGAGGTCAGCTGGACGATCCCCTCCGGTGGGTTCTTCGTCGTCGTCACCGTTCCCTTCGCGGTCGACGACGCGTTGCTGGCAAGATCCGCGCAGGAGTACGGCGTGCTCTGGACCCCGATGCACCACTTCTACGACGGAGACGCCCCGGTCCACGCCTTGCGGCTGTCCTGCAGCGCGGTCACCCCGACGCAGATCGACACGGCCCTCGACCGCCTGTCCGCGTTGATTCACGACCAGCTCCGGCAGCAGCCAGGTGACACCGCGACGACGCTATAG
- the coaA gene encoding type I pantothenate kinase: MLQPSREVTPYTELDRAAWAQLAETTESPLTAEEIERLRGLGDEIDIDEVREVYLPLSRILSLYVRHARALQSDTEAFLGKPAAARTPFVIGIGGSVAVGKSTTARLLRELLARWPEHPRVALVTTDGFLWPNAELERRGLMLRKGFPESYDRKSLLRFVVEVKSGMDNVEAPVYSHLHYDRMQGVRTTVEQPDILLLEGLNVLQPAPRHADGKSGLAVSDFFDFSVYVDAAAADIRSWYVHRFLKLWETAFRNPESYFVRYGELSREEAVAKAESLWDGINGPNLRENILPTRSRATLVLRKGTDHAVRWVRLRKL, translated from the coding sequence ATGCTGCAGCCGTCGCGGGAGGTGACCCCCTACACCGAGCTGGACCGCGCCGCCTGGGCCCAACTGGCCGAGACGACCGAGTCACCGCTGACGGCCGAGGAGATCGAGCGGCTGCGGGGTCTCGGCGACGAGATCGACATCGACGAGGTCCGCGAGGTCTACCTGCCGTTGTCGCGGATCCTGTCACTCTACGTGAGGCACGCCCGGGCGCTGCAGTCCGACACCGAGGCGTTCCTGGGCAAACCGGCCGCGGCCCGCACTCCGTTCGTGATCGGCATCGGCGGATCGGTTGCCGTCGGCAAGTCCACCACCGCCCGGCTGCTGCGCGAACTGCTGGCCCGCTGGCCCGAGCACCCCCGCGTCGCCCTGGTCACCACCGACGGCTTCCTCTGGCCGAACGCCGAGCTGGAACGCCGCGGCCTGATGCTGCGCAAGGGCTTCCCGGAGTCCTACGACCGCAAGTCGCTGCTGCGGTTCGTGGTCGAGGTGAAGTCCGGCATGGACAACGTCGAGGCGCCGGTCTACTCGCACCTGCACTACGACCGGATGCAGGGCGTCCGCACCACCGTCGAGCAACCCGACATCCTGCTGCTCGAAGGCCTGAACGTGCTCCAGCCGGCCCCCCGGCACGCCGACGGCAAGAGCGGCCTGGCGGTCAGCGACTTCTTCGACTTCTCCGTCTACGTCGACGCCGCGGCCGCCGACATCCGCAGCTGGTACGTGCACCGCTTCCTCAAACTCTGGGAGACGGCCTTCCGCAACCCCGAGTCGTACTTCGTCCGCTACGGCGAACTCAGCCGCGAGGAAGCCGTCGCCAAGGCCGAGTCCCTCTGGGACGGCATCAACGGCCCCAACCTCCGCGAGAACATCCTGCCGACCCGCTCCCGCGCGACGCTGGTACTCCGCAAAGGCACGGATCACGCGGTCCGCTGGGTGCGGCTCCGGAAGCTCTGA
- a CDS encoding holo-ACP synthase: protein MIIGVGIDVVDVERFMKTLERTPLLRARVFTEAEAKKPPASLAARFAAKEALAKALGAPAGMHWHDCEVWTDDTGRPWLEITGTVADQAARLGVQSLHLSLSHDAGIASAVVVLEG from the coding sequence ATGATCATCGGAGTGGGCATCGACGTGGTGGACGTCGAGCGGTTCATGAAAACCCTCGAACGGACCCCGTTGCTGCGTGCTCGCGTCTTCACCGAGGCCGAGGCGAAGAAGCCGCCGGCCTCGCTGGCGGCCCGGTTCGCGGCCAAGGAAGCGCTCGCCAAGGCGCTCGGCGCCCCGGCCGGGATGCACTGGCACGACTGCGAGGTGTGGACCGACGACACCGGCAGGCCGTGGCTGGAGATCACCGGGACGGTCGCCGACCAGGCGGCTCGTCTCGGGGTACAGAGTCTGCATCTGTCCCTGAGTCATGACGCCGGCATCGCGTCGGCGGTCGTCGTCCTGGAGGGTTGA
- a CDS encoding NAD(P)H-hydrate dehydratase, whose product MRRAHTVEQVRAAEAELMAKLPAGTLMDRAATGLAVAISNFLGCTYGARVVLLAGSGDNGGDALYAGAKLARRGAQVTAVLLSEKYHQEGLEALLAAGGRVASDNGEGEPGFERVIVGADVVVDGIVGIGGRPGLRGRASALARATEEHGVPIVAVDMPSGVDVDTGETPAEYVKAALTVTFGTHKICHLIDPAAEACGPVHLVDIGLDLPPAAVESLQTADVRNLYPTPTGESDKYSRGVLGLMAGSAQYPGAAVIATSGALAGPIGMLRYVGPDAVAAAVRAEHPEVVAGEGRVQAWAIGSGLGDELDQGKVKELLDAEEPVLLDADGLKALDDAGDHVGVLITPHAGELARLLGVERSVVEAERLEHARRAAERFDVTVLLKGSTTVIAAPDGRVRVNTNAGAWLATAGAGDVLAGLCGALLAAGLNPFDAASVGAYLHAAAANLASNGGPITAMQVAAHVAEATRQVLLEE is encoded by the coding sequence ATGCGTCGCGCCCACACCGTCGAGCAGGTCCGCGCGGCCGAGGCCGAGCTGATGGCGAAACTCCCGGCCGGCACCCTGATGGATCGCGCCGCCACCGGTCTCGCGGTTGCCATCAGCAACTTCCTCGGCTGCACGTACGGCGCCCGCGTGGTGCTGCTGGCCGGTTCCGGCGACAACGGCGGAGACGCCCTGTACGCCGGAGCGAAACTGGCCCGCCGCGGCGCGCAGGTCACGGCGGTGCTGCTCTCGGAGAAGTACCACCAGGAAGGGCTCGAGGCGCTGCTCGCGGCCGGCGGCCGAGTTGCCTCAGACAACGGTGAAGGTGAGCCCGGCTTCGAGCGGGTGATTGTCGGTGCTGACGTGGTGGTCGACGGGATCGTCGGAATTGGCGGCCGGCCGGGGTTGCGGGGGCGGGCATCGGCCTTGGCGCGGGCGACGGAAGAGCACGGTGTGCCGATCGTTGCCGTGGACATGCCTTCAGGCGTTGACGTCGACACCGGCGAGACGCCCGCCGAGTACGTCAAGGCGGCACTCACCGTCACCTTCGGCACCCACAAGATCTGTCACCTGATCGACCCCGCAGCCGAGGCGTGCGGCCCGGTCCACCTCGTCGACATCGGACTCGACCTGCCCCCGGCGGCCGTAGAGTCGCTCCAGACAGCAGACGTGCGAAACCTGTATCCCACGCCGACCGGCGAGTCCGACAAGTACTCGCGCGGTGTGCTCGGCCTGATGGCCGGCTCGGCGCAGTACCCCGGTGCCGCGGTGATCGCCACCTCCGGCGCGCTGGCCGGGCCGATCGGCATGCTCCGGTACGTCGGTCCCGACGCCGTCGCGGCAGCCGTGCGGGCCGAGCACCCCGAGGTGGTGGCCGGTGAAGGGCGAGTGCAGGCGTGGGCAATCGGCTCCGGCCTGGGGGACGAGCTGGACCAGGGCAAGGTCAAGGAACTCCTGGACGCGGAAGAGCCCGTGCTGCTCGACGCCGACGGGCTGAAGGCGCTCGACGACGCCGGTGACCACGTCGGCGTCCTGATCACCCCGCACGCCGGTGAGCTCGCCCGCCTGCTCGGCGTCGAGCGCTCCGTGGTCGAGGCCGAGCGGCTCGAGCATGCCCGCCGGGCCGCCGAGCGTTTCGACGTCACGGTCCTCCTGAAAGGCTCGACCACCGTCATCGCGGCTCCTGACGGCCGAGTGCGCGTCAACACGAACGCCGGCGCTTGGCTGGCCACTGCCGGCGCGGGCGACGTACTGGCCGGGCTCTGCGGCGCGCTCCTGGCGGCCGGCCTCAACCCGTTCGACGCCGCCTCGGTCGGCGCCTATCTCCACGCGGCCGCCGCCAACCTGGCCTCCAACGGCGGCCCGATCACGGCGATGCAGGTAGCTGCCCACGTCGCGGAGGCGACGCGTCAGGTCTTGCTCGAAGAGTGA